One region of Agrobacterium tumefaciens genomic DNA includes:
- the sufD gene encoding Fe-S cluster assembly protein SufD, giving the protein MNIQTTNRLTPAETALIDAYTAKFSELPGNGAVVAARDVLFDDLKTGGLPTRRIEAWHYTDLKSLLRAIPEDQPAPVIEKQASVVAGSSVAYVLHGTANVGKIEDISVSSFAESLLDGSAATGLAEASKDDVIGRINGSFVRDGLTLDIPADAEIEKPIELQAIHGAGQVHSRFPVRFGKGSKATVIERHLSVTSDAALVSSVTDIVVEDGAEVTWIILQQQGAADIHLGQLRMKIGADAKIRLFVINAGGKLVRQELRIDVDGEGTDLIVRGVNLLGGETHTDVTMVLGHNVPNTTSTEVFRNVVFDRAKGIFQGMIRVAPDAQKTDAKMACNTLLMSDDGEFSAKPELEIFADDVQCGHGATVADIDDNHLYYLMARGVPRAKARAMLVNAFVAEIAEELEEENLVEALETIISGWLEHHA; this is encoded by the coding sequence ATGAACATTCAAACGACCAATCGGCTGACGCCAGCGGAAACCGCGCTGATCGACGCCTATACCGCCAAGTTCAGCGAATTGCCGGGCAATGGTGCGGTTGTCGCCGCCCGTGACGTGCTGTTCGACGATCTGAAGACCGGCGGTCTTCCGACCCGCCGCATCGAGGCGTGGCACTATACCGATCTCAAGAGCCTGTTGCGTGCCATTCCCGAGGACCAGCCCGCACCTGTTATCGAAAAGCAGGCGTCTGTTGTCGCCGGCTCGTCCGTCGCCTACGTGCTGCATGGCACGGCCAATGTCGGCAAGATCGAAGATATCAGCGTTTCCAGCTTTGCCGAGAGCCTGCTTGACGGCTCGGCCGCCACAGGCCTTGCGGAAGCCAGCAAGGACGACGTGATCGGTCGTATCAACGGCAGCTTCGTGCGCGACGGCCTGACGCTCGACATTCCCGCCGATGCCGAGATCGAAAAGCCGATCGAATTGCAGGCGATCCATGGCGCAGGTCAGGTTCACAGCCGCTTCCCGGTGCGCTTCGGCAAGGGTTCGAAGGCGACCGTCATCGAGCGTCACCTTTCGGTGACTTCGGATGCCGCCCTGGTTTCCTCCGTCACCGACATCGTTGTCGAAGACGGTGCGGAAGTGACCTGGATCATCCTGCAGCAACAGGGCGCGGCCGATATTCATCTTGGCCAGCTGCGCATGAAAATCGGTGCGGACGCCAAGATTCGTCTGTTCGTCATCAATGCCGGCGGCAAGCTGGTGCGGCAGGAACTGCGCATCGACGTGGACGGCGAGGGTACTGACCTCATCGTTCGCGGCGTCAACCTGTTGGGCGGCGAAACCCATACCGACGTGACGATGGTTCTTGGCCACAACGTGCCGAACACGACCTCGACGGAAGTGTTCCGCAACGTGGTCTTCGACCGTGCAAAGGGCATTTTCCAGGGCATGATCCGGGTTGCCCCCGATGCCCAGAAGACCGATGCGAAGATGGCGTGCAATACGCTGCTGATGTCTGACGATGGCGAGTTCTCGGCAAAGCCGGAGCTTGAAATCTTCGCCGACGACGTTCAGTGCGGTCACGGTGCGACGGTTGCCGATATTGACGACAACCATCTCTATTATCTGATGGCGCGCGGCGTGCCGCGGGCAAAGGCGCGGGCGATGCTCGTCAACGCCTTCGTCGCTGAGATCGCCGAGGAACTGGAAGAAGAAAATCTGGTAGAGGCGTTGGAGACTATCATCTCCGGCTGGCTGGAACATCATGCCTGA
- a CDS encoding cysteine desulfurase, with protein MPESERAALAAPYDVEAVRKDFPILSREVYGKPLVYLDNGASAQKPQVVIDAVSHAYSNEYANVHRGLHFLSNAATDAYEAAREKVRRFLNAGSVDEIVFTKSSTEAINTVAYGYGMPKIGEGDEIVISIMEHHSNIVPWHFIRERQGAKLVWVPVDDDGAFHIEAFEKSLTERTKLVAITHMSNALGTIVPVKEICRIAHERGIPVLVDGSQGAVHMPVDVRDIDCDWYVMTGHKLYGPSGIGVLYGKADRLSEMRPFQGGGEMILDVSEDNVTYNEPPHRFEAGTPPIVQAIGLGYALDYMDNLGRAAIAAHEADLAAYAAERLREVNSLRIIGNAPDKGGIFSFELEGIHAHDVSMVIDRRGVAVRAGTHCAMPLLKRFGVTSTCRASFGLYNTRAEVDRLVEALDYARKFFA; from the coding sequence ATGCCTGAGAGCGAACGCGCCGCATTGGCGGCCCCTTATGACGTTGAAGCCGTGCGGAAGGATTTCCCGATCCTGTCGCGCGAGGTCTATGGCAAGCCGCTGGTCTATCTCGACAACGGCGCGTCCGCTCAAAAACCGCAGGTGGTGATCGACGCCGTTTCGCATGCCTATTCCAATGAATATGCGAATGTGCACCGTGGCCTGCATTTCCTCTCCAATGCCGCAACCGACGCCTATGAGGCGGCGCGCGAAAAGGTGCGCCGTTTCCTGAATGCCGGTTCGGTGGACGAGATCGTCTTCACCAAATCCTCCACCGAGGCGATCAATACGGTTGCTTACGGTTACGGCATGCCAAAGATCGGCGAGGGCGACGAGATCGTCATCTCGATCATGGAACATCACTCCAACATCGTGCCGTGGCATTTCATTCGCGAGCGGCAGGGCGCCAAGCTCGTCTGGGTGCCTGTCGATGACGACGGCGCGTTCCATATCGAGGCTTTCGAAAAAAGCCTGACGGAGCGCACCAAGCTCGTTGCCATCACCCATATGTCGAATGCGCTGGGCACCATCGTGCCGGTCAAGGAAATCTGCCGCATCGCCCATGAGCGCGGCATTCCGGTGCTTGTCGATGGCTCTCAGGGCGCGGTTCACATGCCGGTCGACGTGCGCGATATCGATTGCGACTGGTACGTCATGACCGGCCACAAGCTTTACGGTCCCTCGGGCATCGGCGTGCTCTACGGCAAGGCTGACCGCCTGAGCGAGATGCGGCCGTTCCAGGGCGGCGGCGAGATGATCCTCGACGTGTCCGAAGACAATGTGACCTATAACGAGCCGCCGCATCGTTTCGAAGCGGGAACGCCGCCCATCGTGCAGGCTATCGGTCTTGGCTATGCGCTTGATTATATGGACAATCTCGGCCGTGCCGCGATTGCAGCCCACGAGGCTGATCTTGCGGCCTATGCTGCCGAGCGGCTGCGCGAGGTCAACTCACTGCGAATCATCGGCAATGCGCCTGATAAGGGCGGTATCTTCTCCTTCGAACTCGAGGGCATCCATGCCCATGACGTGTCGATGGTGATAGACCGGCGCGGCGTTGCCGTGCGTGCCGGCACCCATTGTGCCATGCCGCTCTTGAAACGGTTCGGCGTCACCTCCACATGCCGGGCATCGTTCGGCCTTTACAATACCCGCGCCGAAGTAGATCGTCTTGTCGAGGCGCTTGATTATGCGCGCAAATTTTTCGCCTGA
- the sufB gene encoding Fe-S cluster assembly protein SufB produces MAAVQETIDQVRQIDVDQYKYGFETEIEVDKAPKGLSEEVIRFISAKKQEPEWMLEWRLEAYKRWLTMEEPTWARVSYPKIDFNDLYYYAAPKSTPGPKSLDEVDPELLKVYEKLGIPLKEQEILAGVENRRVAVDAVFDSVSVVTTFKAELAKAGVIFMSISEAVREYPDLVKKYLGSVVPQTDNFYATLNSAVFTDGSFVFVPKGVRCPMELSTYFRINEKNTGQFERTLIIAEEGAYVSYLEGCTAPQRDENQLHAAVVELVALDDAEIKYSTVQNWYPGDKDGKGGIYNFVTKRGDCRGNRSKISWTQVETGSAITWKYPSCILRGDDSRGEFYSIAVSNGHQQIDSGTKMIHLGKNTSSRIIAKGIAAGFSENVYRGQVSAHRKATNTRNFTQCDSLLIGDKCGAHTVPYIEAKNSSAHFEHEATTSKISEDQLFYCLQRGIPEESAIALIVNGFVKDVIQQLPMEFAVEAQKLIGISLEGSVG; encoded by the coding sequence ATGGCAGCGGTTCAGGAAACGATCGATCAGGTTCGCCAGATCGATGTGGACCAGTATAAATACGGCTTCGAAACCGAAATTGAAGTCGACAAGGCCCCGAAGGGCCTTTCGGAAGAGGTGATCCGCTTCATCTCGGCCAAGAAGCAGGAGCCGGAATGGATGCTGGAATGGCGTCTTGAGGCTTACAAGCGCTGGCTGACGATGGAAGAGCCGACATGGGCGCGCGTCAGCTACCCCAAGATCGACTTCAACGATCTCTATTATTATGCCGCACCGAAAAGCACGCCCGGCCCGAAGTCGCTGGACGAAGTCGATCCGGAGCTGCTGAAGGTTTACGAGAAGCTGGGCATTCCGCTGAAGGAACAGGAAATCCTGGCCGGCGTGGAAAACCGTCGTGTGGCCGTGGATGCCGTGTTCGACAGCGTCTCCGTTGTCACCACCTTCAAGGCGGAACTGGCAAAGGCCGGCGTGATCTTCATGTCGATCTCCGAAGCCGTGCGCGAATATCCTGATCTGGTGAAGAAATATCTCGGTTCGGTCGTGCCGCAGACGGACAATTTCTACGCAACGCTGAACTCGGCCGTCTTTACCGATGGTTCCTTCGTGTTCGTGCCGAAAGGCGTTCGGTGCCCGATGGAGCTTTCCACCTATTTTCGCATCAACGAAAAGAACACCGGACAGTTCGAGCGCACGCTGATCATCGCTGAAGAGGGCGCCTACGTCTCCTATCTGGAAGGCTGCACCGCGCCGCAGCGCGACGAGAACCAGCTTCACGCCGCCGTGGTGGAACTGGTGGCACTCGACGATGCCGAAATCAAATATTCCACCGTCCAGAACTGGTATCCGGGCGACAAGGACGGCAAGGGCGGCATCTACAACTTCGTGACCAAGCGCGGCGATTGCCGTGGCAACCGTTCGAAGATTTCGTGGACGCAGGTTGAAACCGGCTCGGCCATCACCTGGAAATACCCGTCCTGCATTTTGCGCGGCGACGACAGCCGTGGCGAATTCTATTCGATCGCGGTTTCCAACGGCCATCAGCAGATCGACAGTGGCACCAAGATGATCCATCTCGGCAAGAACACGTCGAGCCGCATCATCGCCAAGGGCATTGCCGCCGGTTTCTCGGAAAACGTCTATCGCGGGCAGGTCTCGGCTCACCGCAAGGCGACCAACACGCGCAACTTCACGCAGTGCGACTCGCTTCTGATCGGCGACAAGTGCGGCGCGCATACCGTGCCCTATATCGAGGCGAAGAACTCGTCTGCTCATTTCGAGCATGAGGCGACCACGTCGAAGATTTCCGAAGACCAGCTGTTCTATTGCCTGCAGCGCGGCATCCCCGAGGAGTCGGCGATCGCACTGATCGTCAATGGCTTTGTGAAGGATGTTATCCAGCAGCTGCCGATGGAGTTTGCGGTTGAAGCGCAGAAGCTGATCGGCATTTCGCTGGAAGGTTCGGTCGGCTGA
- a CDS encoding SUF system Fe-S cluster assembly protein, whose amino-acid sequence MTAEATAKTHDVTEDAAKPSSIAPDELARLSDDVIAALKTVYDPEIPADIFELGLVYKIDIEDDRMVKIVMTLTAPGCPVAGEMPGWVENAVGAVEGVSGVEVSMTFDPPWTPDRMSEEAQVAVGWY is encoded by the coding sequence ATGACTGCCGAAGCCACTGCAAAGACCCATGATGTGACCGAAGACGCTGCAAAGCCGTCTTCCATTGCGCCCGACGAACTGGCGCGTCTTAGCGACGACGTGATCGCGGCGCTGAAAACCGTGTACGATCCGGAAATTCCGGCCGATATTTTCGAACTCGGTCTCGTTTACAAGATCGACATCGAGGACGACCGGATGGTCAAGATCGTCATGACGCTGACAGCACCGGGCTGCCCGGTGGCCGGCGAAATGCCGGGCTGGGTGGAAAATGCCGTCGGCGCTGTCGAAGGTGTTTCCGGTGTCGAAGTGTCGATGACCTTCGATCCGCCGTGGACGCCGGACCGTATGTCGGAAGAGGCTCAGGTCGCCGTCGGCTGGTATTGA
- the sufA gene encoding Fe-S cluster assembly scaffold SufA has protein sequence MGFAIMTMTGAAASRVKAIVENSGPDAKGVRIGIKKGGCAGMEYTIDLVTEADAKDDLVEFDGAKVWVQPSAVLYLLGTQMDFEVTKMRSGFTFNNPNQTSACGCGESVELKPADLAALAKQREAEASV, from the coding sequence ATGGGCTTTGCGATCATGACCATGACCGGCGCTGCTGCCTCGCGCGTTAAAGCAATCGTCGAGAATTCCGGCCCGGACGCCAAGGGTGTGCGCATCGGCATCAAGAAGGGCGGCTGCGCGGGCATGGAATATACCATCGACCTCGTGACGGAAGCGGATGCGAAGGACGATCTGGTCGAATTCGATGGAGCCAAGGTGTGGGTTCAGCCCTCCGCCGTGCTCTATCTGCTCGGCACCCAGATGGATTTTGAAGTGACCAAGATGCGCTCCGGCTTCACCTTCAACAACCCGAACCAGACGTCAGCTTGCGGCTGCGGTGAGTCGGTGGAACTGAAGCCTGCCGATCTGGCGGCGCTGGCGAAGCAGCGCGAGGCTGAAGCCAGCGTTTGA
- a CDS encoding alpha/beta hydrolase, with protein sequence MPEVIFNGPAGRLEGRYQPSKEKSAPIAIILHPHPQFGGTMNNQIVYQLFYLFQKRGFTTLRFNFRSIGRSQGEFDHGAGELSDAASALDWVQSLHPDSKSCWVAGYSFGAWIGMQLLMRRPEIEGFMSIAPQPNTYDFSFLAPCPSSGLIINGDADKVAPEKDVNGLVEKLKTQKGILITHRTLPGANHFFNGKVDELMSECEDYLDRRLNGELVPEPAAKRIR encoded by the coding sequence ATGCCCGAAGTCATTTTTAACGGCCCTGCGGGTCGCCTCGAAGGCCGTTATCAACCCTCCAAGGAAAAGAGCGCGCCGATAGCGATCATCCTTCATCCGCACCCGCAGTTCGGCGGCACGATGAACAACCAGATCGTTTATCAGCTCTTCTATCTTTTCCAGAAGCGCGGTTTCACGACGCTCCGGTTCAACTTCCGCTCCATCGGCCGCAGCCAGGGCGAGTTTGACCATGGCGCCGGCGAGCTTTCCGATGCCGCGTCCGCTCTCGACTGGGTGCAGAGCCTGCATCCCGATTCGAAAAGCTGCTGGGTCGCCGGTTATTCCTTCGGCGCCTGGATCGGCATGCAGCTTCTGATGCGTCGCCCGGAAATCGAAGGTTTCATGTCGATTGCGCCGCAGCCCAACACCTACGACTTCTCTTTCCTCGCCCCCTGCCCGTCTTCCGGCCTCATCATCAATGGCGACGCCGACAAGGTCGCGCCTGAAAAGGACGTCAACGGTCTGGTCGAAAAGCTGAAGACCCAGAAGGGCATCCTCATCACCCACCGCACCCTTCCCGGCGCCAACCACTTCTTCAACGGCAAGGTTGATGAGCTGATGAGCGAATGCGAGGACTACCTCGACCGCCGCCTGAATGGCGAACTGGTTCCGGAACCGGCGGCGAAGCGCATTCGGTGA
- a CDS encoding cysteine desulfurase family protein encodes MTVLTRTYMDWNATAPLLPAVRDALVRALDITGNPSSVHREGRAARAAVEAARRDVAVVCGAQASHVTFTSGATEAANLVLSPEFKMGRAPVRYGRLYVSAIEHPAFREGGRFGKADVTEIPVTSTGVIDLAALEALLSAHDKSTGLPMVACMLVNNETGILQPVAEAARLAHAAGGLMVVDAVQAAGRVPLDINALEADFLVISSHKLGGPKGAGALVSRGEVMMPKPLIHGGGQEKGHRSGTENTLSVIGFGAAAAIAAQNLETEATRLAALRARLEDGMRAVAPDVIIYGEDVGRVGNTTFFTLPGLKAETGQIAFDIEGIALSAGSACSSGKVGESHVLTAMGRDPKLGALRISLGHATDEADIEHALAAFTKIAGRRRLTGQAA; translated from the coding sequence ATGACGGTTTTGACGCGCACATATATGGACTGGAACGCCACGGCGCCGCTTTTGCCTGCCGTGCGGGATGCTCTTGTCCGCGCTCTCGATATCACGGGTAATCCGTCCTCCGTACACCGGGAAGGGCGCGCAGCCCGTGCGGCCGTCGAGGCCGCGCGTCGTGACGTTGCTGTGGTCTGCGGCGCCCAGGCGTCACATGTGACCTTTACGAGCGGTGCGACCGAAGCGGCCAATCTGGTGCTTTCGCCTGAATTCAAGATGGGGCGCGCTCCCGTGCGCTATGGTCGTCTTTACGTTTCGGCGATCGAACACCCGGCTTTTCGTGAAGGAGGCCGGTTCGGCAAGGCTGACGTTACGGAAATTCCCGTTACGTCAACGGGTGTCATCGATCTTGCGGCCCTTGAGGCGCTGCTGTCAGCGCACGACAAGTCCACTGGTCTGCCGATGGTCGCCTGCATGCTGGTCAATAATGAGACCGGCATTCTTCAGCCGGTGGCTGAAGCGGCGCGGCTTGCACATGCAGCTGGGGGATTGATGGTCGTCGATGCCGTGCAGGCTGCCGGCCGCGTTCCGCTCGATATCAATGCATTGGAGGCCGATTTCCTTGTGATCTCGTCCCACAAGCTTGGTGGCCCGAAGGGTGCTGGGGCGCTGGTGTCCCGCGGCGAGGTGATGATGCCGAAGCCGCTGATCCATGGTGGTGGCCAGGAAAAGGGACATCGTTCCGGTACTGAAAATACCCTGTCGGTCATCGGTTTCGGTGCCGCCGCCGCTATTGCTGCGCAAAACCTCGAGACCGAAGCGACGCGTCTTGCAGCGCTGCGCGCAAGGCTGGAAGACGGCATGCGGGCAGTCGCGCCTGACGTGATCATCTACGGTGAGGACGTCGGCCGTGTCGGCAATACCACGTTTTTCACCTTGCCCGGTTTGAAGGCGGAAACGGGCCAGATTGCATTCGATATCGAAGGCATTGCGCTCTCGGCCGGTTCGGCCTGCTCGTCCGGCAAGGTGGGTGAAAGCCATGTGCTGACGGCGATGGGACGCGATCCCAAGCTTGGCGCACTCAGGATTTCCCTTGGTCATGCGACTGATGAGGCGGATATCGAGCACGCGCTCGCAGCCTTTACGAAAATTGCCGGGCGGCGCAGGCTGACCGGTCAGGCCGCTTAA
- a CDS encoding ABC transporter permease encodes MFFETSRLALRAISRNLLRSFLTVLGVVIGVAAVIAMVTIGNGTTEQVKSELSRLGTNMLFVRPGQFGPGRASTEAKRFDDRDVEAIRNQISGLRAVAPQNRSSAATVIFGGKNHQTSVIGTTNDYLVAQDWTLALGRDFQPAEDRGGQIGCIIGETVRQELFGAENPVGQTIRVSNISCPVIGVLARKGQSGLGDDQDDTIIMPLKIHQRRIGGTTTISSIMVSAQDGVSTAKVQSDLQNLLRERRRINIGREDDFTVNDMTQIASAMTGTTTLLTGLLGAVAAVSLLVGGIGIMNIMLVSVTERTREIGIRLAIGALEKQVLTQFLVEAVMLSALGGTVGILTGLGLAYGVVSFLNVPFVTSPSIIFLAFAFSAAIGVIFGYFPARRAASLSPIEALRHE; translated from the coding sequence ATGTTCTTTGAAACGTCGCGTCTTGCGCTGCGCGCCATCAGCCGCAACCTGCTCCGCTCCTTCCTCACCGTGCTCGGCGTCGTCATCGGTGTTGCCGCCGTCATCGCCATGGTAACCATCGGCAACGGCACGACCGAACAGGTGAAATCGGAATTGTCGCGGCTCGGCACCAACATGCTGTTCGTGCGCCCCGGCCAGTTCGGGCCCGGCCGCGCCAGCACGGAAGCCAAACGTTTCGATGATCGCGATGTCGAGGCGATCCGCAACCAGATCAGCGGCCTGCGCGCCGTTGCTCCGCAAAACCGCAGCTCCGCCGCAACGGTCATTTTCGGCGGCAAGAACCACCAGACAAGCGTCATCGGCACCACCAATGATTATCTTGTGGCACAGGACTGGACGCTTGCGCTGGGACGTGACTTCCAGCCGGCCGAAGATCGCGGAGGGCAGATAGGCTGCATCATCGGCGAAACGGTGCGGCAGGAACTGTTCGGTGCGGAAAACCCTGTCGGCCAGACGATCCGCGTCAGCAACATCTCCTGCCCCGTCATTGGTGTTCTCGCCCGAAAAGGCCAATCCGGCCTCGGTGACGATCAGGATGACACCATCATCATGCCGCTCAAAATCCACCAGCGGCGCATCGGCGGCACCACCACCATTTCCTCCATCATGGTCTCCGCGCAGGACGGCGTTTCCACCGCCAAGGTGCAAAGCGACCTGCAGAACCTGCTGCGCGAGCGGCGGCGCATCAACATTGGCCGCGAGGATGATTTCACCGTCAACGACATGACGCAGATCGCCTCTGCCATGACCGGCACGACGACGCTGCTCACCGGGCTTCTGGGTGCGGTTGCAGCCGTCAGCCTGCTGGTCGGCGGCATCGGCATCATGAACATCATGCTGGTTTCGGTAACCGAGCGCACCCGTGAGATCGGCATTCGCCTCGCCATCGGCGCACTGGAAAAACAGGTACTGACGCAGTTTCTGGTGGAAGCCGTCATGCTCTCTGCCCTGGGCGGTACGGTCGGCATCTTGACGGGCCTTGGCCTTGCCTATGGCGTCGTCAGCTTCCTCAACGTGCCCTTCGTCACCAGCCCGTCGATCATCTTCCTCGCCTTCGCCTTCTCGGCTGCCATCGGCGTGATTTTCGGCTATTTCCCGGCGCGGCGGGCAGCGAGTTTGAGCCCGATCGAGGCGCTGCGGCACGAGTGA
- a CDS encoding anhydro-N-acetylmuramic acid kinase, whose translation MGEVKTAIGLMSGTSMDGIDIALLRTDGENVVRHGPSGYFPYDPGLRATWQKALVTAKAIRERRERPGDLADAERKLTLAHAAAVKSFLHRHRLEASDIDVIGFHGQTVLHRPDEALTVQIGDGALLAEETGIDVVYDMRANDMVHGGQGAPLIPAYHMALSANLPDGFETPAVFVNIGGISNLTYIGEGGRLAAFDSGPGNMLIDQWIEAHTGKAFDKGGRTAAGGSVVASLVTRYMESPFFSANIRRSLDRSDFVPPQKGEVSLADGARTLSHLTGAAILKSASYLPEAAKTYVICGGGRLNPVIMEEFASLAAKQGARVIAAEEAGFDGGAMEAEAWAYLAVRSLKGLPLTYPGTTGVNEPVTGGVLVRA comes from the coding sequence GTGGGCGAGGTCAAAACGGCAATCGGGCTGATGAGCGGGACGTCGATGGACGGCATCGATATCGCCCTGTTGCGCACGGATGGCGAAAACGTGGTCCGGCATGGGCCGAGCGGTTATTTCCCCTATGATCCGGGCCTGCGCGCCACGTGGCAGAAGGCGCTGGTTACGGCCAAAGCCATTCGCGAACGGCGCGAGCGTCCGGGTGACCTCGCGGATGCGGAACGCAAGCTGACGCTTGCCCATGCGGCGGCAGTCAAATCCTTCCTCCACCGCCACCGGCTTGAAGCCAGCGATATAGACGTGATCGGTTTTCATGGCCAGACGGTGCTGCATCGGCCGGATGAGGCGTTGACCGTGCAGATCGGCGACGGCGCACTTCTGGCCGAGGAAACCGGTATCGATGTGGTTTACGACATGCGCGCCAACGACATGGTGCATGGCGGGCAGGGCGCACCGCTCATTCCTGCGTACCACATGGCGCTCTCCGCCAATCTGCCTGATGGCTTCGAAACGCCCGCCGTCTTCGTCAATATCGGCGGCATATCCAATCTCACCTATATCGGCGAGGGAGGGCGGCTTGCGGCTTTCGACAGCGGTCCCGGCAATATGCTGATCGACCAGTGGATCGAGGCGCATACGGGCAAAGCCTTCGACAAGGGCGGCAGGACGGCGGCGGGCGGCAGCGTCGTTGCCTCGCTGGTCACGCGCTACATGGAAAGCCCGTTCTTCTCGGCCAATATCCGCCGCTCGCTTGACCGCAGCGATTTCGTGCCGCCGCAAAAGGGCGAGGTTTCGCTGGCGGACGGCGCACGCACGCTGTCGCATCTGACGGGTGCCGCAATCCTCAAATCGGCGAGCTATCTGCCGGAAGCGGCTAAGACCTATGTGATCTGCGGCGGCGGGCGGCTCAATCCTGTTATCATGGAAGAGTTTGCGAGCCTTGCTGCCAAGCAGGGTGCGCGGGTAATCGCGGCGGAAGAGGCGGGGTTCGACGGCGGGGCAATGGAGGCGGAGGCCTGGGCCTATCTGGCGGTGCGATCGCTGAAGGGGCTGCCGCTAACCTATCCGGGGACGACCGGTGTGAATGAGCCGGTTACGGGTGGGGTTTTGGTCAGGGCGTAA
- the sufC gene encoding Fe-S cluster assembly ATPase SufC, producing MLEIIDLHAKIADTETEIIKGLNLKVAAGEVAAIMGPNGSGKSTLSYILSGREDYEVTSGDILYNGESILELDAAERAAKGIFLAFQYPVEIPGVATMQFLKVAMNEQRKARGEAELTTPDFIRRVKEAAGDLKIDMDMLKRPLNVGFSGGEKKRAEILQMALLEPKLCVLDETDSGLDIDALKIVADGVNALKSPDRATVVITHYQRLLDYIVPDSVHVLYKGKIIRSGDKALALELENNGYADIIGEAA from the coding sequence ATGCTTGAAATCATCGACCTGCACGCAAAGATCGCCGATACCGAAACCGAGATCATCAAGGGCCTCAACCTTAAGGTTGCTGCCGGTGAAGTTGCGGCCATCATGGGCCCGAACGGTTCCGGCAAATCGACGCTGTCCTACATCCTGTCGGGCCGCGAAGACTATGAAGTCACCTCCGGTGACATCCTCTATAACGGCGAAAGCATTCTGGAACTGGATGCCGCCGAGCGCGCTGCCAAGGGTATTTTCCTGGCCTTCCAGTATCCCGTCGAAATTCCGGGTGTTGCCACCATGCAGTTCCTCAAGGTTGCTATGAACGAGCAACGCAAGGCGCGCGGCGAGGCCGAGCTTACGACGCCGGACTTCATCCGTCGCGTCAAGGAAGCTGCCGGCGATCTGAAGATCGACATGGACATGCTGAAGCGTCCGCTGAACGTCGGTTTCTCCGGCGGTGAGAAGAAGCGCGCCGAAATCCTGCAGATGGCACTGCTGGAGCCGAAGCTCTGCGTTCTCGACGAAACCGATAGCGGCCTCGACATCGACGCGCTGAAGATTGTGGCTGATGGCGTCAATGCGCTGAAGTCGCCGGATCGCGCCACTGTCGTCATCACCCACTACCAGCGCCTGCTCGATTACATCGTGCCTGATAGCGTTCACGTTCTCTACAAGGGCAAGATCATCCGTTCGGGCGACAAGGCCCTGGCGCTGGAGCTGGAAAACAATGGTTACGCCGACATCATCGGTGAAGCGGCCTAA